Proteins co-encoded in one Brassica oleracea var. oleracea cultivar TO1000 chromosome C4, BOL, whole genome shotgun sequence genomic window:
- the LOC106337761 gene encoding L-gulonolactone oxidase 5 — MAFRFSPSYWRIVLGLCCMFTLVHTALSTPPEDPVRCVSGNTDCSVTNSYGVFPDRSTCRAANVAYPTTEAELVSIVAAATKTRRKMRVTTRYSHSIPKLACTDGTNGLFISTKFLNHTVQADAGAMTLTVESGVTLRQLITEAAKVGLALPYAPYWWGLTVGGMLGTGAHGSSLWGKGSAVHDYVTEIKIVSPGSVNDGFAKVRVLSESTTPVEFNAAKVSLGVLGVISQVTFGLQPMFKRSLKYVMKNDLDFDDQVLTLGEKHEFADFVWLPSQGKVVYRMDDRVAVNTPGNGLYDFLPFRSQPSAALAIIRSSEEKQEIFRDATGKCAEATLLSSTLFSTSYGLTNNGIAFTGYPVIGSQNRMMTSGSCLDSLQDGLTTACAWDSRIKGEFYHQTCFSIPLTQVKSFITDIKSLVKIDQKSLCGLELYNGILMRYVTASPAYLGKDTEAIDFDLTYYRAKDPLTPRLYEDFIEEIEQIALFKYNALPHWGKNRNVAFDGVIKKYKNAPAFLRVKKSYDPDGLFSSEWTDQILGIKGNATIVKAGCALEGLCICSEDAHCAPTKGYMCRPGKVYKEARVCTRVGDINA; from the exons ATGGCATTTCGTTTTTCTCCTTCGTATTGGCGGATCGTCCTGGGGTTATGCTGTATGTTTACACTTGTGCATACGGCACTCTCAACACCTCCGGAAGATCCCGTGAGATGTGTCTCAGGAAACACGGATTGTAGCGTCACAAACTCATACGGAGTCTTCCCAGACCGGTCCACGTGTCGAGCGGCCAACGTTGCGTACCCAACAACCGAAGCCGAGCTTGTCTCTATCGTGGCAGCAGCCACAAAAACCAGACGCAAAATGCGTGTGACCACTCGATATTCCCATAGCATCCCTAAGCTTGCGTGCACGGACGGAACCAACGGTTTGTTCATAAGCACAAAGTTTCTAAACCACACGGTGCAAGCCGATGCAGGGGCCATGACCCTGACAGTTGAGAGCGGTGTGACACTTAGGCAGTTGATCACTGAAGCCGCTAAGGTTGGATTGGCGTTGCCTTATGCACCATATTGGTGGGGACTGACCGTGGGGGGTATGTTGGGAACCGGTGCTCACGGGAGCTCATTGTGGGGTAAAGGAAGTGCGGTCCATGATTATGTTACCGAGATCAAGATTGTTAGTCCTGGCTCGGTCAATGATGGATTTGCAAAGGTTAGAGTATTAAGTGAGAGTACAACTCCTGTGGAGTTTAACGCGGCAAAGGTTTCACTTGGTGTTCTTGGTGTTATCTCCCAG GTGACTTTTGGTTTACAACCGATGTTCAAAAGATCGTTAAAATATGTTATGAAAAACGATTTGGATTTCGATGATCAAGTCCTCACATTGGGGGAAAAACATGAGTTTGCGGATTTCGTATGGTTGCCAAGCCAAGGTAAAGTTGTGTATCGAATGGACGACCGAGTAGCAGTCAACACGCCGGGCAACGGTTTGTATGATTTCTTGCCGTTCCGTTCCCAACCCTCTGCGGCATTAGCCATCATAAGATCATCAG AGGAGAAGCAAGAGATATTCAGAGATGCGACTGGGAAGTGTGCGGAAGCCACACTACTTTCATCTACACTGTTCAGTACCTCCTACGGTTTGACAAACAATG GTATTGCATTCACCGGCTATCCGGTCATTGGAAGCCAAAACCGTATGATGACGTCAGGATCATGTCTAGATAGCCTTCAGGATGGGTTAACCACGGCGTGTGCGTGGGATTCACGTATAAAAGGCGAATTTTATCATCAAACATGTTTCAGTATTCCTCTCACGCAAGTCAAAAGTTTCATCACCGACATCAAATCTCTTGTCAAGATCGATCAGAAATCTCTGTGTGGACTTGAACTTTATAACGGTATTTTAATGCGTTATGTCACGGCCTCTCCAGCTTATCTTGGGAAAGATACGGAAGCCATAGACTTTGATCTAACATATTACCGAGCCAAGGATCCTTTAACACCGCGACTATACGAGGATTTTATAGAAGAAATTGAGCAAATTGCGTTGTTCAAGTATAATGCATTGCCACATTGGGGTAAGAACAGAAACGTAGCATTTGATGGAGTGATTAAAAAGTACAAAAACGCACCAGCGTTCTTGAGAGTGAAGAAGAGTTATGATCCGGATGGTTTATTCTCGAGCGAATGGACGGATCAAATCCTAGGGATCAAAGGGAACGCGACGATTGTAAAAGCTGGTTGTGCATTAGAGGGGTTGTGTATATGCTCGGAGGATGCTCATTGTGCTCCGACCAAAGGCTATATGTGCCGACCGGGAAAAGTTTACAAAGAGGCTAGGGTTTGTACACGTGTCGGTGACATAAACGCATAA
- the LOC106342437 gene encoding uncharacterized protein LOC106342437, with protein MWTVKPVPMPVQFFRGITASTSVGYSQPPPRNYDRIHLRLCNVPTKSQTSESVGKLGQQIVLRSANSNPSKPIPKEREITGSDVLWAIQRATAQRNRSKADRMKKKKIRCVELSSSSASKSTGDNGLDYLNVKALRIKNDWGQRLDEYDKLLKDLQDTEL; from the coding sequence ATGTGGACCGTGAAACCGGTACCGATGCCGGTTCAATTTTTCAGGGGGATAACCGCATCAACCTCCGTCGGCTATTCACAGCCTCCGCCGCGTAATTACGACAGAATCCACCTTCGACTCTGTAACGTCCCGACGAAATCGCAAACATCCGAATCCGTCGGTAAATTAGGCCAACAAATCGTCCTCCGGTCAGCTAATTCGAACCCTAGTAAACCGATCCCAAAGGAGAGGGAGATTACTGGATCAGACGTGCTTTGGGCGATTCAGAGAGCGACGGCTCAGCGGAACAGATCCAAAGCCGATAGAATGAAGAAGAAGAAGATAAGATGCGTGGAGCTGTCATCATCCTCGGCGAGTAAGTCCACCGGAGATAACGGTCTTGATTACCTTAACGTGAAGGCGTTAAGGATCAAGAACGATTGGGGACAAAGACTGGACGAATACGACAAGCTTCTCAAAGACTTACAAGACACTGAACTTTGA
- the LOC106342435 gene encoding 3-ketoacyl-CoA synthase 13: MANFKFPLLMIFVLSFSQLHLLQFHHDFFSSFPVKIGLLIISILLYAYSSTRSKPVYLVDFSCHQPTDSCKISSETFFNMAKGAQLYTEETIQFMTRILNRSGLGDDTYAPRCMLTSPPTPSMFEARHEAELVIFGALNSLFKKTGVEPRDIGIFIVNCSLFNPNPSLSSMIVNRYKLKTDVKTYNLSGMGCSAGAISVDLAAHLLKANPNTYAVIVSTENMTLSMYRGNDRSMLVPNCIFRVGGAAVLLSNRSQDRVRSKYELTQLVRTHKGASDKHYTCADQKEDDKGIVGVSLSRELTIVAGDTLKTNLTALGPLVLPLSEKLRFIISIVKSRLFRLKSSPYVPNFKLCFEHFCIHAGGRALLDAVEKGLGLSEVDLEPSRMTLHRFGNTSSSSLWYELAYIEAKCRVKRGDRVWQLAFGSGFKCNSIVWRALRTISASETLVGNPWGDSIHKYPVHVTKL; this comes from the coding sequence ATGGCAAATTTTAAGTTTCCTCTGCTTATGATTTTCGTTCTCTCTTTCTCCCAGCTTCATCTACTTCAATTTCACCATGACTTCTTCTCTTCTTTTCCGGTCAAGATTGGTCTGCTCATCATATCCATCCTCCTCTATGCTTACTCAAGCACCCGGTCTAAACCAGTTTACCTCGTCGACTTCTCATGTCACCAACCCACCGACTCATGCAAAATCTCATCCGAAACGTTCTTCAACATGGCCAAAGGTGCTCAACTCTACACCGAAGAAACAATCCAATTCATGACGAGGATACTAAACCGGTCCGGTTTAGGAGATGATACGTACGCCCCACGTTGCATGTTGACCTCTCCACCAACACCATCAATGTTTGAGGCCAGACATGAAGCCGAATTAGTCATCTTCGGAGCTCTTAACTCGCTATTCAAGAAAACCGGAGTCGAACCTAGAGATATTGGAATCTTCATTGTAAACTGCAGCTTGTTTAACCCTAACCCATCTCTCTCTTCCATGATCGTAAACCGGTACAAGCTCAAAACCGACGTGAAAACATACAATCTCTCCGGTATGGGATGCAGCGCCGGCGCAATCTCCGTAGATCTCGCCGCGCATCTTCTTAAAGCAAACCCTAATACCTATGCAGTCATTGTTAGCACCGAGAACATGACTCTAAGCATGTATCGAGGCAATGACCGGTCCATGTTAGTCCCTAACTGTATTTTTCGGGTAGGAGGTGCCGCGGTTTTGCTTTCAAACCGGAGCCAAGACAGAGTTCGGTCTAAGTACGAGTTAACTCAACTCGTTAGGACCCACAAAGGCGCTAGCGACAAACATTACACTTGTGCTGACCAAAAAGAAGACGACAAAGGTATCGTTGGAGTATCACTATCTAGAGAACTGACCATTGTTGCTGGTGACACGTTAAAGACGAATCTAACCGCACTTGGTCCACTTGTTCTGCCTTTATCTGAAAAGCTCCGGTTTATTATCTCTATCGTAAAGAGTAGGCTTTTTAGGTTAAAGAGCAGTCCATATGTTCCGAATTTTAAACTATGTTTCGAGCATTTCTGTATCCACGCTGGTGGTAGAGCGTTACTTGACGCGGTTGAAAAAGGTCTTGGCCTCAGTGAAGTTGATCTCGAGCCGTCTCGGATGACGTTGCACCGGTTTGGAAACACTTCCAGCTCGTCTCTGTGGTACGAGCTGGCTTACATAGAGGCTAAGTGTCGGGTCAAGCGTGGAGATCGGGTTTGGCAGTTGGCGTTCGGGTCGGGTTTTAAATGCAATAGTATTGTGTGGAGAGCGTTGAGAACGATTTCGGCTAGCGAGACACTGGTGGGAAACCCGTGGGGTGACTCGATTCATAAGTATCCGGTTCACGTGACAAAACTTTAG